Proteins encoded by one window of Primulina huaijiensis isolate GDHJ02 chromosome 1, ASM1229523v2, whole genome shotgun sequence:
- the LOC140985647 gene encoding alpha carbonic anhydrase 1, chloroplastic-like: protein MAARVALFSLTLTLLIANSFATYTLQASDQPLQFTYSGATGPEKWGSLNPKFSLCATGKSQSPINIVEDQVVVNKNLKPLLRAYNPVNGTLTDVRFTVVVEYPEDSGWMIVDDKKYALKQMHWHSPSEHRINGKRFAAELHLVHVSEDGRVAVVGYLFKYGHPDPILGQIHKKLNELAYDESAQLKLVPFHPAALKENPRKYYKYIGSFSAPPCTENVIYVIVAKVRSISRDQVQALKAPLDIQCKNNARPYQPLNGRHVELMR from the exons ATGGCAGCTCGTGTGGCTTTGTTCAGCCTTACACTCACTCTGCTCATTGCCAACTCATTTGCTACTTACACTCTGC AGGCTTCTGACCAGCCCCTTCAGTTCACGTACTCTGGAGCCACAGGCCCCGAGAAATGGGGGAGCCTGAATCCAAAATTCTCATTATGTGCAACTGGGAAATCCCAATCACCAATCAACATTGTGGAAGACCAAGTAGTTGTGAACAAGAACTTGAAGCCATTGCTCAGAGCATACAATCCCGTAAATGGTACTCTGACTGATGTTAGATTCACCGTCGTG GTAGAGTACCCAGAGGATTCGGGGTGGATGATCGTAGATGACAAGAAGTATGCCTTAAAACAGATGCATTGGCATTCTCCTTCTGAGCATAGGATTAATGGGAAGCG ATTTGCGGCCGAGCTTCATTTGGTGCACGTTTCCGAAGATGGAAGGGTTGCAGTAGTCGGATACCTTTTCAAATATGGACATCCCGATCCCATTCTTGGGCAG ATTCATAAGAAATTGAATGAATTGGCATACGACGAATCAGCACAGCTTAAGCTGGTCCCGTTTCACCCGGCTGCGTTGAAGGAAAATCCTCGCAAGTATTACAAATACATTGGCTCCTTCAGTGCTCCTCCTTGCACGGAAAATGTTATCTATGTCATCGTTGCAAAG GTGAGATCAATTTCTAGAGATCAGGTACAAGCACTCAAGGCACCATTAGATATACAATGCAAGAACAATGCCCGGCCTTATCAGCCACTCAACGGAAGACACGTGGAGCTAATGCGATGA
- the LOC140972557 gene encoding uncharacterized protein: MPQVHIETLVSAWANDRKISCETLADTSVEGEAAAYAADVTPDLPPGSFWLSKDAEYDWFDRNTFYERKESTKGYAKSSNPNSSPNPSSNSTSQKLSAKFMSRASILRLPKAQNAAFVDTKRKTCKPVNIRLFPKRFASSGKSSASVAEPGSPKVSCMGRVRSKRCQRRFDSLKRGEKPVEKKKTGFYSKIRSLFRFRKGSKKPEQSGSMNAMEAVEEEPVAAAVESLRKSMSVKVGERVGGEIVAEPPGLGGMKRFSSGRRSDTGQLSFQSGGS; this comes from the coding sequence ATGCCTCAAGTCCATATCGAAACCTTAGTTTCTGCTTGGGCCAACGATCGCAAAATCTCTTGCGAAACACTGGCGGACACCAGCGTGGAAGGTGAAGCTGCGGCTTACGCCGCAGATGTGACCCCGGACTTGCCACCGGGATCTTTTTGGCTGTCAAAGGACGCGGAATACGATTGGTTCGATCGCAATACGTTTTACGAGCGGAAAGAATCCACTAAAGGCTACGCGAAAAGCTCAAATCCGAACTCGAGTCCAAACCCAAGTTCTAACTCGACTTCTCAGAAATTATCTGCAAAGTTCATGTCTAGAGCGTCGATCCTCCGATTGCCAAAGGCCCAGAACGCCGCTTTTGTTGACACGAAAAGGAAGACGTGTAAACCGGTCAATATAAGGCTCTTTCCAAAACGGTTCGCGTCATCGGGGAAGTCCTCGGCGTCGGTTGCGGAGCCGGGTTCTCCGAAAGTTTCTTGCATGGGGAGAGTGAGATCTAAGCGTTGCCAGCGGAGGTTTGATTCATTGAAAAGGGGAGAAAAACCTGTGGAAAAGAAGAAAACCGGGTTCTACTCGAAAATCAGGAGCCTGTTCCGGTTCAGAAAGGGTAGTAAGAAACCGGAGCAGTCCGGGAGCATGAACGCAATGGAAGCTGTAGAGGAAGAGCCAGTAGCGGCGGCGGTTGAATCTCTACGGAAGAGTATGAGTGTGAAGGTGGGAGAAAGAGTTGGCGGTGAAATAGTGGCGGAGCCGCCTGGTCTAGGAGGTATGAAAAGGTTCTCGTCAGGGAGGCGGTCGGATACTGGACAGCTTAGTTTTCAATCCGGTGGCTCGTGA
- the LOC140985656 gene encoding heterogeneous nuclear ribonucleoprotein Q-like: MPRTRATAGATKSIEHEKLVESEEQVELGADNDMEDTLEEEIEYEEVEEEVEEEELEEEEEVEEEVEEEDDDDEGMENDEGDDDMEKEHADLLALPPHGSEVYIGGISQDTSENDLKRFCESIGEVTEVRIMKGKDSNENKGYAFVTFRTKELASKAIKELNSTELKGKRLKCSSSQAKHKLFIGNVPRNWGEEDMRKVVKKVGPGIVAIELLKDPQNSSRNRGFAFIEYYNHACADYSRQKMSNPDFKLDDNAPTVSWADPKSAEMSSSQVKAVYVKNLPKNVTQDQLKELFERHGKISKIVLPPAKPGQEKSRYGFVHFVERSSAMKALKNTEKYEIDGQVVECSLAKPQADQKNAGVSNSPTPAILPTYPPHVGYGMIGSPYGAVGAGYAGANFAQPFIYGRGASPGMAMMPMLLPDGRIGYVLQQPGVQPLTAPPQQRGGGRSSGAGGSSSGGRRGGESGRGRSRYNPY, translated from the exons ATGCCAAGGACAAGAGCCACTGCTGGAGCTACTAAATCTATCGAACATGAGAAGCTGGTTGAGTCTGAAGAGCAGGTTGAACTTGGTGCTGACAATGACATGGAGGATACGCTGGAAGAAGAGATTGAGTATGAGGAAGTAGAGGAGGAAGTGGAGGAGGAAGAAttggaagaagaggaagaagtgGAAGAGGAGGTTGAGGAAGAGGACGACGACGACGAAGGCATGGAAAATGATGAAGGGGACGATGACATGGAGAAAGAGCATGCTGACCTTCTCGCACTTCCTCCACATGGTTCAGAGGTGTATATTGGTGGAATTTCTCAAGATACTTCTGAAAATGACCTGAAGCGCTTTTGTGAATCTATTGGAGAAGTTACAgag GTGAGGATAATGAAGGGAAAAGACTCAAATGAAAACAAGGGATATGCTTTTGTAACTTTCAGGACCAAGGAATTAGCTTCCAAGGCTATCAAGGAGCTTAATAGTACTGAATTGAAG GGAAAAAGATTGAAATGCTCTTCTTCTCAAGCAAAACATAAGCTGTTCATTGGTAATGTACCCAGAAACTGGGGAGAGGAAGATATGAGGAAGGTTGTGAAAAAAGTAGGGCCTGGGATTGTCGCCATTGAACTTTTAAAG GATCCACAAAATTCAAGTCGGAATCGTGGATTTGCATTCATTGAGTATTATAATCATGCTTGTGCTGACTATTCCAGACAGAAGATGtcaaatcctgattttaaacTTGATGACAATGCTCCAACTGTGAGTTGGGCTGATCCCAAAAGTGCAGAAATGTCTTCTTCACAG GTCAAAGCAGTATATGTGAAGAACTTACCCAAAAATGTTACTCAAGATCAGCTTAAGGAGTTGTTTGAACGTCAtggaaaaatttcaaaaatagttCTTCCTCCTGCAAAGCCAGGACAAGAGAAAAGCAGATATGGTTTTGTTCATTTCGTGGAAAGATCAAGTGCCATGAAAGCTCTGAAGAACACGGAGAAATATGAGATTGATG GTCAAGTTGTAGAATGCTCACTGGCAAAGCCACAGGCGGATCAGAAAAATGCTGGGGTATCAAATTCACCGACGCCAGCTATACTTCCAACCTATCCACCTCATGTTGGATATGGTATGATTGGATCCCCCTATGGCGCTGTAGGTGCTGGATATGCTGGTGCAAACTTTGCTCAA CCCTTCATCTACGGAAGGGGAGCTTCCCCTGGCATGGCTATGATGCCTATGCTTTTACCTGACGGAAGGATTGGATATGTTCT GCAACAACCTGGAGTACAGCCACTCACCGCTCCGCCACAGCAAAGAGGTGGTGGCAGAAGCAGCGGTGCAGGTGGAAGTTCGAGTGGCGGTCGACGTGGTGGTGAAAGTGGCCGTGGGCGCAGTCGGTACAATCCATATTAA